The Acutalibacter muris genomic sequence ATAGAGCCGCCCCCCTTCTATATTATTTTAGAACATGTGTTCGCGTATGTCAAGGGGGAAAATAATAAAAACTTCCCAAGACGGGAAATTAAAGGGTAAATTGTGCTTTCCTTTACTCTAAAGCAGCAAAAAAGAGCCGGCGGGTTTCCCCGCCGGCCCAAACATATGGCAGATTTTAGTTCAGAATAGTGACTTCGGTCTCCTTATCGAAGACGTGCATCTTGTTCAGGTCGAAAGCAATCTTGCACTTGTCGCCGGGTTTGGCGGTGGAGGTGGGCTCCACGCGGGCGGTGACAGCGTTGCCCTCGCAGTTCAGGTACAGATAGGTCTCGGCGCCCATAAGCTCGGTGACCTCCACCTCGCAGGTGACGTGGGCCCCGCCGACCTTCTCAATGAAGTCGGGCTCGTCATGTACGTCCTCAGGACGGATGCCAAAGACAACCTCCTTGCCGACATAGTTGCCGATGTCGGTGCCCTCGGCCTTCTTCTGGGGCACGGTGATGGTGCAGGCCCCGAAGGTCAGGGTATAGTCGCTGCCGGACTTTGCCACCTTGGCGTCGATGAAGTTCATCTGGGGAGAGCCCATGAACCCGGCCACGAACTCGTTTACAGGGAACTCATACAGGTTCTGGGGCGTGTCCACCTGCTGGATGAAACCGTCCTTCATGACCACGATGCGGTCGCCCATGGTCATAGCCTCGGTCTGGTCGTGGGTAACGTAGATGAAGGTGGTGCCCAGCTTGATATGGAGCTTCGAGATCTCGGTCCTCATCTGAGCACGGAGCTTAGCGTCCAGGTTGGACAGCGGCTCGTCGAGCAGGAAGACCTTGGGGTCGCGGACGATGGCGCGGCCCAGGGCCACGCGCTGACGCTGGCCGCCGGACAGAGCCTTGGGCTTGCGGTCCAGCAGGTGGGCGATGTCAAGGATGCGTGCAGCCTCCTCAACGCGGCGCTTGATCTCGTCCTTGGGGGTCTTGCGCAGCTTCAGGCCGAAAGCCATATTATCATACACAGTCATATGGGGGTACAGAGCGTAGTTCTGGAACACCATGGCGATATCGCGGTCCTTGGGGGCGATGTCGTTAGAAAGGGTGTCGCCAATGTACAGCTCGCCCTTGCTGATCTCCTCAAGGCCGGCGATCATGCGCAGGGTAGTGGACTTGCCGCAGCCGGAGGGGCCGACCAGGATTATAAACTCCTTGTCTTCGATCTCCAGGTTAAAGTCCGTAACAGCAGTTACGCCACCGGAATAGATCTTATAGATATTTCTCAAACTCAAGCTTGCCATATGTTTTCCTCCTGTCAGGCTATGGGAGCCTTAATGATTTATCTGTATTATACCAGAAAAGAACCTTCTTGAAAAGTCGTGATATATCCAAAGATTTATCCCCAGCTTTAGACGCTTTTACCAAAAAACAATTTTCTTAATTCATTTATGTGTATTTTGACGAATAAAAATTTTGCATCATATCCATTGGGTTATATGGGCTTTAATGCACTCTATATAGCGTGGCGTTCCCCGAGCAAAAACCTGCGCGGCCGGGTGACGTCCTGGCCGCGCGGGTTTACATTTACCGGCTTTTTCACATCTTCAACATAGTTTTCCACACAAAAAAGTGGAAAACCTCAATCTGTCGGCCATGCCTCCTCGGGTGTGGCGGCGGTATCGTCCGAGGCCTGTTCTGACTGGACGCCGGATTCACTCTGGCTCTCCTGCGGCGGGTTGGCGTCATCGGCGGAGGCGCTCTCCGGGGCGCCGCTTTCCACAGCCTCCGGGGTTACATAACTGCTCTCGCTCTCCGGCTGGGAGTCCGGGCCGGCGGTGGGCTGGGGGGCAGGGGTGGCTTCGCCATAGCGGGCGCTGTCCTTTGCGAAGCCGTGCATGAAGCCGTCCACCTTGCCGCAGGCCACGTCCCCGCCGATTATAAGCCGGCCGTACACCAGCAGCGTTGCATAGACCTCGGTTTCACCCTGGTAGTTGGTGATGAGGTACTTGTATTGGGTGACCACTTCTCCCGAGTAGGGGGCAAGGTCAAAGCCCTGGGCCTGCTGCATAGCGTTGTAGTTCTGGTACACGTCGTTGAACTCCCGGGGGATCATTACCTCCCGAGTCTCGGCGGGTTCCCCCTCCACCTGCCAGCCGAAGCTGGCAAGGAAGGCAAGCCGCTCCTCGTTGGTCTCGCCAACGATCTCCTGGGGCTTCTGGGGCTCACCCTGCTTCTGCCAGCGCAGGAACAGGCACGCGGCCACTACTGCGGCGGCAAGGAGGGCAAAGGCAATAATACGTTTTTTGTTGGCTTTTAAAGATACGAACATATACACCGTTCCTCTCTGTGGGTTCCTGCTCAATTTGTATGCAGTGAGGAAGGCCGGTATACTTAAAGAATATTATAATCTGTCCACTCTGTCCTAAACTTCACCGTCCCGCCGGAACAGAGGGTCAGCCAAAACTCCTGCCCGGCGCGCTCTATAGGTATGCTGTAAAAACAGACTCCGCTCTCATTTGTCCTTTGCGGCCTCCCGCCCAGAGAGGAAAATTCCGTCTCATGAAGCCCCTGGGAGAGACCCCGGCCCGTCAGCTTCATATGGCTCTCCTTGCAGGTCCAGAGCTGTGTCAAAAGGCGGCTGTCCCCGGCGGTCAGGGAGAGCTCTCCGGGGGTGCAGATTTTCTCCCTCATGGCCGGCGAAAATTCCCGCACCCGCTCTATATCAAGGCCCGCCGGCACGTCCTCTATGGCGCAGGCTATGAGCCCCCGGCTGTGGGCAATGCTGAAATGGGGCCCGCCGGGCAGATAGGGCTTGCCGTGCGCCCCTTTAAGCGCCCGGTCCATTATTTCCTCTACGGTCTCGCCGGGCCCGCAGAAGCCCAGCTTAACGAGCCCATACCTCAGCAGGGCCCAACCGGCATAGTGCTCCCGGCGGCGGGGTTCTCCCGGGGGCAGGGAGGTGATATATACCATCTCAATATACCGTCTCAGCTCTCGAACAGGTTGTCCCGGGTTATGTTCTTCAGCCACTTGCCCGAGCGGTAGCGGTGTATGACCGCGGGCCATTTCACGAACTCGTCAAGGCAGAGGATGAAGTACACCCACAGCACCGGCAGCTTCAGCACAAAGGCCGCAAGGAAACCCACCGGCACGGCATAGACCCACATAACTATCGCGTCGCAGATAAGCCCGAAGCGGCTGTCTCCGCCGGCACGGAACACGCCGGCTATGAGGGTGGTGTTCACTGCGGCGCCCATTACATAGTAGCTGTTGATAAGCAGCATTACTCCCAAGTATTCCAAGGCTGTCTGTGTAAAGTTGCCGGAGCCCGCGTACATCAGAACAAAGGGCCTTGCTATCAGCACGATAACGCCGCCTATGGCCCCGGCGGCCACCGTCAGCCAGAGCACCTTGCGCCCGTCGGAGCGGGTCTCCTCCAGCTTGCCCTCGCCCATTTTCTGGCCCAGAAGGATGCCGCCCGCGTTTGCAAGGCCGAAGCAGAGTATGGTGCCGAAGTTGCGCACAACTGTGGCTAGGGAGTTTGCGGCCACTGCGTCCGTGCCCAGGTGTCCGATAATCACCGAATACATGGAGAAGGCCAGGCCCCAGACCACATCGTTGCCAATGGCGGGAAGAGAAAGCTTTATAAAGTCCCCAAAGAGTATTTTGTTCCTGATGAATATGGTGCGAAAGCGCAGCTTGATATGCTCCGACCGGGCCGAGACCACAAAGCAGAGGGCCAGCTCCACCAGCCGGGAGATGGAGGTGGCAAGGGCCACGCCCATGACACCCATCTTCGGCGCGCCCAGCCAGCCGAAAATGAATATAGCGTTCAGTACCACATTGAGCCCCACGGCGATGGAGTTGAGCACTGTGCCTATAGCCACGCGACCTACGCTTCTGAGTATGGCGATGTACACCTCCGTAACCCCCCAGCACAGGTA encodes the following:
- a CDS encoding ABC transporter ATP-binding protein; translated protein: MASLSLRNIYKIYSGGVTAVTDFNLEIEDKEFIILVGPSGCGKSTTLRMIAGLEEISKGELYIGDTLSNDIAPKDRDIAMVFQNYALYPHMTVYDNMAFGLKLRKTPKDEIKRRVEEAARILDIAHLLDRKPKALSGGQRQRVALGRAIVRDPKVFLLDEPLSNLDAKLRAQMRTEISKLHIKLGTTFIYVTHDQTEAMTMGDRIVVMKDGFIQQVDTPQNLYEFPVNEFVAGFMGSPQMNFIDAKVAKSGSDYTLTFGACTITVPQKKAEGTDIGNYVGKEVVFGIRPEDVHDEPDFIEKVGGAHVTCEVEVTELMGAETYLYLNCEGNAVTARVEPTSTAKPGDKCKIAFDLNKMHVFDKETEVTILN
- a CDS encoding DUF4830 domain-containing protein, with protein sequence MFVSLKANKKRIIAFALLAAAVVAACLFLRWQKQGEPQKPQEIVGETNEERLAFLASFGWQVEGEPAETREVMIPREFNDVYQNYNAMQQAQGFDLAPYSGEVVTQYKYLITNYQGETEVYATLLVYGRLIIGGDVACGKVDGFMHGFAKDSARYGEATPAPQPTAGPDSQPESESSYVTPEAVESGAPESASADDANPPQESQSESGVQSEQASDDTAATPEEAWPTD
- a CDS encoding 4'-phosphopantetheinyl transferase family protein, with protein sequence MVYITSLPPGEPRRREHYAGWALLRYGLVKLGFCGPGETVEEIMDRALKGAHGKPYLPGGPHFSIAHSRGLIACAIEDVPAGLDIERVREFSPAMREKICTPGELSLTAGDSRLLTQLWTCKESHMKLTGRGLSQGLHETEFSSLGGRPQRTNESGVCFYSIPIERAGQEFWLTLCSGGTVKFRTEWTDYNIL
- a CDS encoding MATE family efflux transporter, which encodes MKSFKGLKDPFYGQIAKLVIPIVLQNLLSSLVSSADVVMLNFVGQSAISAVSLASQYAHVLFMLFYGLGTGATMLCAQYFGKKDFKAIEVVQGIALRFSLSVSIIVALLALTIPEYMMLVFTNDQELIALGAGYIRILSVCYLCWGVTEVYIAILRSVGRVAIGTVLNSIAVGLNVVLNAIFIFGWLGAPKMGVMGVALATSISRLVELALCFVVSARSEHIKLRFRTIFIRNKILFGDFIKLSLPAIGNDVVWGLAFSMYSVIIGHLGTDAVAANSLATVVRNFGTILCFGLANAGGILLGQKMGEGKLEETRSDGRKVLWLTVAAGAIGGVIVLIARPFVLMYAGSGNFTQTALEYLGVMLLINSYYVMGAAVNTTLIAGVFRAGGDSRFGLICDAIVMWVYAVPVGFLAAFVLKLPVLWVYFILCLDEFVKWPAVIHRYRSGKWLKNITRDNLFES